DNA sequence from the Vicia villosa cultivar HV-30 ecotype Madison, WI linkage group LG3, Vvil1.0, whole genome shotgun sequence genome:
gaccccatcttaaatcgaaaattacaaccttcctctcttgtgaaccctgcatagaaagccctaaaaGTATTCTCACAGTACGGTGTGTCACATTCCAAAAGAGGGTGAATATTTTGATGCTGAATCAGACTGACAACATCAGGAATGTGCATACGTTTAGCAACATGTGGATTATAGATATATTGCTTGACTATCTTCCTCTTCATTTGCCACTTTTCAAAGTTTTCtttgcaatcaggatgaacaaaggctatagcacttaccggttgagaggatgatccggatgcgatttcctttccttttcttgatttgggTGTCATGATTGTTGAGGATTTGAGTGAGAGAGATGATCTTTGGCTGTCTTTGAACTTGAGaatttagggttggccgtacacaatgatatgagaatgagCAAAAATGGAAATTGGAATGTCTAGTTATGTATgtggatgggtcgggtcgaccaacagacccaaatttgggaattcttgcagcagtaggtcgacctaaatgaaggctgggtcgacctaacagaagaacttaaaaaaaagatcaaattaggtcgacctaaaagaagggtaggtcgacgtaactgggcatttttGTTTTCTGTGGAAAAAtaacttctgtaggtcgactcagatgcaaggtaggtcgacctaaattgcttcAATTGTTTAAATGCCTTGGTGATGTTGATATATGATGGAtttatgcttagttacttgcttgtattcccaaaacatgatatgttatgaataaTGATGAAAGACATATACATGTAAGTGAGATATATGGATAAtcatacatgaagtcactataaacatgttaattgatagcatattatagtatcaataatatttttggaagtgaacaacaaacatgttaccgccttctcaatatgtaggtgtctcgtcatcatttcgtagaGTAGAGTCCTCTTATCTTGGAGcttgttgtaacgccctttgagatgtcccctattatgttgtcaattggatgatctttcacgtttgtccatgccttaggaagttcttcattgtttgagatgctttctttttcaacattatcatgagactcatctttctctttctcagcatctttcttcacaacactttcactctcgtcttccttatctttgacaatgtcttcagtagatgggtctgcactatcaaaagatatacctttctcgacatattttgcataagattcatcaaaggacacatgaactgactcttcaactaTAAGAAGCCTTTTGTTGTAaatcctatatgctttactagattgtgagtaaccaagaaatatgtcttcttcagagttttagcatataaatgtagtttactcatgtgccattaaacatgatgtctcttttcttaatatgttctacacttcctttaccaagtatagctccccgattgttgtctccataggtgacatacccctttttctttgcatgGAAAtcaacaaagagtgatatgtctcccgtcatgtgtcttgaacattcgctatcaaggaaccacaacctttcggcaatgtcaagacacttttcctgcaaaattaatttagagtggaaggtccccaatcttcattgggtcctaggtagtgagtacataaattgttgcacttaggcagccattaatactcctttaggaaccaaaatcctcctaaatttgcatttttcaatggtatgaccctttttgcaacaatagtgacaggtaatatgatgagaatttGCTAtgttgctagttgatacttttggtacaaaagtgtatttactatataaaggagtatatgaTCTTTTGAACTTACTTGGATCAACCGctacgtcacttttggttgtagagccttgtctaatttggcttttagatctcttacttctttttgccaaatatgacatgtctcacaaccaaaccatgacgtaggatctatctcaactttatccttttgaatatccagcatagattgttttaaagcttccatatccttttcggtcttctcaacttttgattcaagatatgaattttttttcttatttgaggccaaaagtttgaaagcttcaattgcatctctatgtaattcttcaaaagcaagttttaattgagagtgagatactttatctacaatttcaggtttaagatgacttacacgtttctttttcttgtgttgatgagccgtaagacataagtttgccgattcttcttcatcgcttgatgagtcttcacttgaggaatcactttcccatgctatataagctcttctagacttgttgtgacttttgccttgattcttgtctttctccttcttgagatatggacaatccggtttgtaatgaccatctttgccgcaattgaaacaagggcctttggattttcttttattgttatcatcttgtttggacttgtcgaattgcttcctatgattaatcaagcttttgccggagtgttttgctctatttttctttatgtacttgttgtatcttcgcacaaacagtctcatttcctcatcatcggagtcttcatcatcacttgtatcactatcctctagctcgtgttttgaggtcttggagcttgaagcttttagagctattgacttcttctctacctctttctccatgttcttatctttcttttcccttttctcatgcatatcaaggcatttaagatgttgttcatgtgagtggtgatgtctaaggtgtttagatcatttgcttcctttattgccgtaaccttgggttgccattccctgttcaaacatctcaagattttgttagtagcaactgcattggaaacaggtctatcaagagaatttaaacggtttttcaaatgtacgaatctcttttgcatgttttcgatggattcaccatcttccatgtgaaagagttcgaactattgagttaacgtattgattctagctagtttgacatcatccgttccctcatgggcaacctgtaatgtgtcccacatagctttagcggatctacaatgggaaacacgatagtattcatcaactcctagagttgagattagaatgtttctcgctttccaatcgtatctgtatctcttttcatcttcagcatcccaagtattttctggttttggaacaacggcaccatctgcatttgtcatggtgatctgaaagggaccattaacaattgttgtccagatgttcctatcaatgccattgatgtgaacacacatacaatccttccaatagccatagttttcaccgttgaaaactggagctctattgtgagcccttttaggtccggaagccatctttccaataagtgtttcacgtagcacggaataaaccagagctctgataccacttgttagacgctaggcttaaggatctagaggggggtgaatagatctcttagagtttttcggaattatttcaaacttaagcgaaagcggttctgaatcgactcgcgtctattccggaccgctattgaaaaggttgtatatgtgataaaaccacaaaataattgggattaacaatgaaaggatatACTATTGAAGCAATTCGTTACACCAATGAAAGACGATTAACTTCTATTTTGATAAACTTTGTTTCCAATGCTttgataatggatgaagcaaaaagacaaacacttggtgataatattcaaattgattgtgattcaatgtgtggtgaattgtgatgtttacacaagttcttaatacacaattttaacacttgaatcgttgatcaatttgcaattataaccaaatatgaacataacgtaaatgaaaagataaaagcgataacaacacgatatttgttcaggcagttcgtcgatcgtcctcgctacgactacatcttcccccaattccaaacgggaattgggaagtcttccattattattgaaagcagtttatacaaagaagataacaaagcgataaacaataaaccgattttgtcgatcctttgaatcttcttcccccttaatcttgagccagatcaaggtcttccaagagcttcactttgatccctttctgcagtgtcttgaattgcttgaacccttgttcttcaatcttcacactcagctggatctttgatgaagcctcttgataaaacccccaaaattcaccaatcttggaggacaaaacccgcagattttattcaccaaaaaccccacaaatcttcacccactaggaatcttcaattccgttccatggacgttatcgatcttgaacgcaaaccctcaacgcaaaaatgattgtgtgtagttgtgttggagttgtgtcgatgatcgaagatgagaagcctttgtgtatcttttagTTGTTGGTGTTCTTTCTTCAATAATTGACattagataatatatatgagagctggtcagttggagcatagcagatctgcaattttggcctttttgagcaaataggtcgacctcttgtagtgcttaggtcgacctaacagaactgGATTCGACTTGGATGAAATTCttgccagttaggtcgacctgtcgaaggtttaggtcgaccagaattctgtTGAAACATGTTCtgaagacttttcttcagtttaggtcgacctagttgttatgtgagTCGGCCTAACAGTGAGGTGtgtaaatttcatcattttaggtcgacctggagtgtgagtaggtcgacctatctgtggcatttctgaatcttccttgttttgagtcgacctagatgcagagcaggtcgacctgatttgtcttgaatagccaaacttgcttttccttgagttcttttgcttgtgccttgttgcttgtttgcttgtggagtttgccatggatcaaaaactcctTTGTGAGTGTggacttgtattcacatactccccctttttgatgatggcaaacaagtAGTGAAAGCTCCGGCAAACAAGTAGTGAGagctcccccggacttgtatgcgtaagctccttcatactgagctcccccgtactctcagcacctatctccccctttgacaacatcaaaagaaatacaacgAAGGAATAGTAGAAGAGAGTAACAAGATAAAATAGATATAACGCGAACATGCATAGCATAATAGGTAAAAGGCAAGCAGAGGtagcataatatccaaacaaaTTTAAAGGTACACCCAAGCACACATAATATTTCAACTAATTGAAGGGAAACTAGACTAAGTGCTAGAAAGTTTAGCAAATAAACATAATGATGATGGAATGTAATGCAATGAGATGATGATATGAAATgtgatgcatcctaacgcctgccccgtcttcctcttcctctttgaaacgtttgaggacgatcttcttcaacttgttccaacagatcaaacACTGAGAtgtttagagtattgaagctttgacttagatTTGCATGGCGGTTCAATGCAGTCTCCTCAAAATGATTCTGTCTTAAggtcgagttggatgcaaacgtttcaaagtcgcttttgtggtcttgaaccaagctgtataacgattgatattgtcgttgttgttcgtcatagcgatctttttgaagctgttgcatgttctggaattggagctgctgtgtgtcgaaatgctgttgttgtaggagttgcatattttcaagcatggaaatgatgttggactgatccggcggaggtggagccgtgtatccacaaggaatttcttcctcttgaggagggacatattgccaatttggatccgtgtcatgagtTACATCTTCCTTagtgtgatcctcatcatttgctatttcttgatcatttccttcttcttcattaccaGCAAGGTGaccaaatatttccaaaaacaccTACACGACAAAGTTATTTTCTTTCCAAAACAACACATAGACAAAATCATCTTCTTTCCAAAACAATGATTCGTTAAAATAGAAACCTTAATTATTGACTTGATTACTGATTCAATATCATTTAATCAGTTTTTTAAAATGATTCTAAACATACATACACACAGATCACTCTTCCGGGCCCGGTACATACAATCCTCCATCTACTTCCAATCCTAACATATAATTTCTCTCCCAAAAAACACTACATTTACAAAACCACCACCAGTgacattcaaaacaaatcttcataaATCCTTGAATTTCTAACAAAACTTCATCATCCTTACAAATCTCACAATCAACCATTCATACACTAACTTCTACACTGTCCATATTACACGTACAAAAACCCTCCCCTATTTCCTCAATACACCCAGAAAATCCTAGTACATATTTCACAGTACAAAATTTTTCCACATCATAAACTTTCTAACTACGCCATTACCTTCAAAAACCAAGCATAACTATAACCTGTGAATAAAATTCAACACAAAACAGCAGCCGAAACACCACACAATTAACCAAATTTATTTTCACCCCTATCACTATTATTCACAATAACATGAAATCAAActgatcataaaaaaaaaaaaaaaattgtagtaaCTATGTTCATGTTTTCAGGTAAAAGAAGAAGATTCAAAATCGGAAGCCACCGCACCGGAACTGCCACTCTGCTGGAAACCGTACGGACTCCTCTTCTCCGCATACGATTATATCACCAAACGGATCCCGGCGAAACCGCTTCTTCCAGCCGAAAACCACCGGAATCCCATCAACACCCGGCGCCGCCACGCTCGAGCAGCCATCACTCCGTTGCTACCAACCGCTCCTCCGACGATCTCCATCCAACGGTGAGCTTTATCGTCGTCACCAGTCaacggtgtttgtttttttttcttcacatttttacTCTCTCTTATTAATGTTTTTGCTTTCATACTGATATGGTTTAGCTTTATTCACATGTTGATGTGTGGTTGAAATACtatgaatattattttattatatattatatatgtgatACATGTGGATTTATGGTGCATAGATGTGATATGTatggaaaaaagaaaatactaCAGTAGACACGTGAGAGAGAACAGACAAATGATGATGCAGTGTGGTCAAGCATTTTATATGAATTTCATCATTATATTTATCACTAACATTTTGgttctactttgttttaaatatttgtttttttttttaatggtttTTATGGGTTAATCTTTTAGTTACTTGGTAACATCCTATTTTCTTCACaccattttatttagttttttcttttagGTTATTTCtactttaaattttcttttttggaTATTATAAAAAAGGGACACAAAAATAGTTTGTTtaactttaatttctttttagaatttaataggcttagttttaatattttcttttattaattataattaatatttattagtaaTAATCTTCACTATTTATTCATGCATATTATTCTACCATATCCTACTAACATTTTTTGTTTTGTGAGATACCACTTGGGACCGAGATTCTTGTATTTTTATGGACATTCACCATTTATAATTTGTACATATtaggtttttaattttattttgacttGTAATATTTTTATCCCCTTTTGGCAAATTTTAAACCCCCcaccccgaagccttgtaatagttaggaTTTATTTTCTGCTGTTACTTTCTGTATGTTATAAtttgttagatgtatgcttaatTAGGGTATGTATGGCAAGATAACGAAATCAAACGATAGCTAACCTGATACAAGATTAAATACTCGAATTTAGCACACTCGCACACTTACACCTCTAGGGTATCCTCCTCTTTGGTTGTCTTTCGAAAATAATGGTCAAGTACCACGAACGTAGAGGTACTTTAGCaaaaacgatgaccctcgaattTATCATCATAAAAAGATTATAGTCTCTTgatgtccctcgaagttgcctacgataaatgatctcgtccctcagaAAATatgatgatagtcccgctaaCTTGCTAAAGTATCTCTACCTGTTGTCTACTTTGActatcgatgacccttcgattgtcccgaacGTCCAAACAATAGGACTACCTAGCCTAAATGGTAAGGATAGCCCTATCCCTTTCTTAGAAgaataaaaagcatagaaaaagaccaatttaGGGTAGCGCTCTTAATATGCTTAGCTCgaaaataaaaaacatcttttcaaaactcttttaaagactaaggctacgcatttacgctaaagtccttatgtcccttttttactcaaatcaaacaaaacaaacatgagttaagtaaattaagagcccgtagacaactacggatgaaaagggtgcttacaccttcccttttcataatctacccccgagcccgttttcttaagaaagggtctttttctgttctttttacccTTACAAGatgttggacaaaataaaagtcggtggcgactcatgcttaccgcaacagTGCTtgctctaaaaaaaataaaagtcagttcaccgagttacagaactggcgactctgctggggataaataaaaagaggggttaccttagagcttagtTCACTTTAATACTTGCTTGTTTGTTTTAATTGCTTTACCTTTCAAAGTTGTTTTGGGcatttgaatggaagatgaatcctatacccggattcgagtgcaccataagataggaagtggcaaagtcatggcgacctcccttgtgtatgcttgggattggtcaatatgagagttcacgcttaagttaggcctctatgggtgtttgcatgcttctcttgtatgagggaggttcgtgtggatatctgtgggtgagtcggagcttaagaacctttagttacctttaacccatcttggcctttaggaacgtagtggggggactactcttgatgtatgttgagggcatagtcgctacccgatactacaactcagataggttctttctcaaagtatcattgcatgatatgTATCATGTTtaagggtgctttagaaggactaACCATTCTGAGTAACTTTTTAGAACCTGGTTACTAAATTTCATCTTATCCTTAtaagtacctattggggaagggtagttacctggtcagacttcatgcaagcctttaaacctaaggattcttgtgtgacttgtttgttatctaaccacttgatttccttgcaggttttatttgtaggacttacttgttCATGCTACCTTATGTTTTTACATAACCTgttgactaacctttttcaaggatcttagggatttaggacgcATAATTTCCAGGTACTAttatggaaggactatcaagagcctaagttcctatcaaggggcaagaggatttattttcctctagccagatgtcTTCAAAATCGAAggtacaattcctatcaaggggcaagaggatttattttcctctagccatataccttcaaactcaaaggtacaactcctatcaaggggcaagaggatttattttcctctagccatatgccttcaaactcaaaggtacagttcctatcaaggggcaagaggatttattttcctctagccatatgccttcaaactcaaaggtacaattcctatcaaggggcaacaggatttattttcctttagccatatgtCATCAAACTCAAAAGTACCGTACCCCAAATCataggctatgacccactggatatggtgagcttgattcttatagaaggacgtccaaagatgaaaagtcaaagttcttcagacgaagctgcaaccaaagtttccaaaggaaaagcttCTCATCTTCTTACTATCCCTGAAGATGGACACTtacaactcttgtgtgacttcgtcagaatcttcttcctagAAGTAATCTAAAATGTCCTGCAGTATTCAGATAGGAACACTGGGTTTGTTCTCCACTATGGGGCACTTAGTCAGTCGATCGATGATCGTCAGCCAATatgagacaaggttcaagacctgatcgaCGCAAAGGTTATCATCATTTGTACCAGaaagccagatttgaagttctccttcgactcaatggatcttctgaagcaataagtccatacggagaaaatctcctcaactttgacaatctctatttcatcatgcatgttcatgcgtagtctttcttattttgattcaatactgcttatatgttatacttgtttgtttttgaactgtaataatgatgcattgaatatgtttgtcttgaaaaaactcattcgctctcgctctaacatgtttttctttgcttgtgataccaaactctcggtgataaagcatgataactccgaagggagaatgacgaacacatgataccgataacctcaattggtgtgctttcgagtaaaaccctgttgatgatgtacatgcattgtttcaaatccccaaacactggagatataaggaagttaatcccttgtcaacccctttgagccttgaagtaggagtttctgttctatacgaaaaaccctcacatttaacccagggcagggtagtgttcagttaacccgATTCAGTGTTCAAAATTCAGAAGGAgctcgcatctaaggatacaacaatggttatctttcaaaaagtTGAGCAAAAGTCGaaaccgcaatggtcatctctcgcaataagaggtcaaatatgacgatacaacaacgactatccctcgtcgaccaagaaatgaggcagtcacaatctttccaacaaatcgaagacgtctcaggatcatacgacttgttcaaaaaaaaagaacgaataaaaaaaatagaaaagaaagcccgttaagtcaataacttgaaaacaaatgactaaggcaaaagttagggcatcccgctggacttcaaactcatTTAAAAGAATTTTCCCAGGCAAATTCGCGTGTCTATaaaattcaagatcgtgtgatcagacaccaagaacaaaaggtaaagtgactgccatgtccaaacacctcatcgaTTCCTCAGTCGTCGATTCCTCAgtcgtctcaaactcctcttgaaggatgaatactCGTATCGAGTTGACTGAAcgtaggttggagaacatcacgaatggggtgggcaccaataaaattctgtgcctatatattttttttctctaaaaccattaacctggccacgttacaaccctcaaaagtcctaattgaagcagggctaattcgaaagcatactacaacgagaatacggtaaattgactcctaggagtttttctaaacgcttgagttggtatcacaccacctttcacaaaaattgatgttttgacatcctttcaaaaagttttttaaaacttcaagacaaacatgaactttgcattagaattatatttctcataataaacattctttgcatatgaataagtacttgacaccaggaaagcttacaTCATGAGCTGCcgatgaaaagtttaatcctctcaagggtcaagttgtcttcagaactccgttgagttcaagCAAGAATATCTCAAACTCTGATCatcctcaggggcacaaaagaaGTCGAAATACTCTGTTGAGTAAGCGTTCAGATacctggggcaatcaggtcaagattcaaaggatctctcaaaaCTGCTGAAATACCAGGagcattcacccaagcatagtTGAAACTACCTCCGACCCGGATCATTCAGGGATAttattcctaagttcatgatactaGGGCAGGTTGCTTATGATAGTACAAATCTCAGAAAGTCCTCCTGACAGATAAAATTGCTTCAGAAGTACATCGAAAAGCAGAAATATCTCATACATCTGACTCAGTTGGATAAAGGGCCAATGTATATAAGGGGCATTACATGGTATTATCCCATTCATCTGGGGAAATCTAGTCAAGATTcatggaatctctcaaagatgcggAACAACCAGAGGGGCAAGTCTATCACTTGAGGGCATGTTGCAAAGGCTACTTAGCAACCAACatcagatggtgtcagtatcACTCTCTCATACAAAGTTCTAAATCCAATAACTTCAAGTATCGGGTATACCAGGCTACCGATCCAAGGGGCAGATAGACTCCCACATGCAAAGGGCCATatatggttaagaaaatgtttttcAACAGGAAGTGACGAAATACTTGAAGACACAGGggcaatgaaaaattgaaatcTCAGGGAATCTCCCCCACAGAGTTGTTTTCACAAAAATATCCCCATAGAGAAATCCTCAAGAAGTTATTTTCCAATAATCTTTTCCAACAGAGACCtggttccccaacggagtttacatctccaACACTACAGGTTCTCTGATACAATTTTTttctccaacagggtttattcaGACTCACAATTCCTAGTAAAATTGACACTCACAGctgaaacttggtcagatagtacGTCAGAGTATTATCTATCTCCCTTATCCCCAGTCTGGGTACGTCAAGATTAAATCTTTCAagttactttcatccccaagctaAAGTCAAAGATCC
Encoded proteins:
- the LOC131656931 gene encoding uncharacterized protein LOC131656931; this encodes MRRRGVRTVSSRVAVPVFLEIFGHLAGNEEEGNDQEIANDEDHTKEDVTHDTDPNWQYVPPQEEEIPCGYTAPPPPDQSNIISMLENMQLLQQQHFDTQQLQFQNMQQLQKDRYDEQQRQYQSLYSLVQDHKSDFETFASNSTLRQNHFEETALNRHANLSQSFNTLNISVFDLLEQVEEDRPQTFQRGRGRRGRR